From the genome of Neomonachus schauinslandi chromosome 5, ASM220157v2, whole genome shotgun sequence, one region includes:
- the PHYH gene encoding phytanoyl-CoA dioxygenase, peroxisomal isoform X2 — protein sequence MNQSRAGARLRTVLGHLGQHSAGAGVAYPTSGAASPNSFHPPQFQYTRDNNVLSLEQRQFYEENGFLVIKNLVSDADIKRFRSEFERICQGEVKPEQLMIMRDVAIAKSERVPSEKTVSKVQDFQEDKELFRYCALPEILKYVECFTGPNIMAVHTMLINKPPDAGSVSGKKTSRHPLHQDLHYFPFRPSNNIVCAWTAMEHIDENNGCLCVLPGTHKGHLKPHSYPKWEGGVNLMFYGIQDYDENCPRVHLVMEKGDTVFFHPLLIHGSGWNKTQGYRKAISCHFASSDCHYIDVKGTSQETFEREVMEVANRLHGIPKDATLRDLYIFRGRLVKGKRINL from the exons ATGAACCAGTCTCGTGCTGGCGCCCGCCTGCGCACCGTGCTGGGACACCTCGGCCAGCATTCGGCCGGGGCCGGC GTAGCTTACCCCACTTCAGGGGCTGCTTCTCCTAACAGTTTCCATCCTCCACAATTCCA gtaTACTCGGGATAATAATGTTCTAAGCCTAGAACAGAGacaattttatgaagaaaatgggTTTCTTGTCATTAAAAATTTGGTATCTGATGCTGATATTAAACGCTTTAG GAGCGAGTTTGAAAGGATCTGCCAGGGGGAGGTGAAACCAGAGCAACTGATGATAATGAGAGATGTGGCCATTGCAAAATCAGAACGTGTGCCAAGTGAAAAGACAGTTTCAAAGGTCCAGGATTTCCAAGAAGACAAGGAACTCTTCAGATACTGTGCTCTCCCTGAG aTTCTGAAATATGTGGAGTGCTTCACTGGACCCAATATTATGGCCGTGCATACAATGCTGATAAACAAACCTCCAGATGCTG GTTCTGTTTCAGGCAAGAAGACATCCCGCCATCCCTTGCACCAGGATCTGCACTATTTCCCCTTCAGGCCCAGCAATAACATAGTTTGTGCTTGGACAGCCATGGAGCACATCGACGAGAACAATGGCTGCCTGTGTGTGCTCCCAGGCACACACAAAGGCCACCTGAAGCCACACAGTTATCCTAAGTGGGAG GGGGGAGTTAACCTAATGTTCTATGGGATCCAGGACTATGATGAAAACTGCCCCCGAGTGCACCTTGTGATGGAGAAGGGAGACActgttttctttcatcctttgCTCATCCATGGATCTGGCTGGAACAAAACTCAAGGATACCGGAAG GCAATTTCCTGCCATTTCGCCAGTTCGGACTGCCACTACATCGATGTCAAAGGCACCAGTCAAGAAACCTTTGAGAGGGAGGTTATGGAGGTAGCAAACAGATTACATGGAATTCCAAAAGACGCCACGCTGAGG GATTTGTATATATTTCGAGGGCGGCTGGTGAAAGGCAAGAGGATCAACCTGTGA
- the PHYH gene encoding phytanoyl-CoA dioxygenase, peroxisomal isoform X3, whose protein sequence is MNQSRAGARLRTVLGHLGQHSAGAGVAYPTSGAASPNSFHPPQFQYTRDNNVLSLEQRQFYEENGFLVIKNLVSDADIKRFRSEFERICQGEVKPEQLMIMRDVAIAKSERVPSEKTVSKVQDFQEDKELFRYCALPEGGVNLMFYGIQDYDENCPRVHLVMEKGDTVFFHPLLIHGSGWNKTQGYRKAISCHFASSDCHYIDVKGTSQETFEREVMEVANRLHGIPKDATLRDLYIFRGRLVKGKRINL, encoded by the exons ATGAACCAGTCTCGTGCTGGCGCCCGCCTGCGCACCGTGCTGGGACACCTCGGCCAGCATTCGGCCGGGGCCGGC GTAGCTTACCCCACTTCAGGGGCTGCTTCTCCTAACAGTTTCCATCCTCCACAATTCCA gtaTACTCGGGATAATAATGTTCTAAGCCTAGAACAGAGacaattttatgaagaaaatgggTTTCTTGTCATTAAAAATTTGGTATCTGATGCTGATATTAAACGCTTTAG GAGCGAGTTTGAAAGGATCTGCCAGGGGGAGGTGAAACCAGAGCAACTGATGATAATGAGAGATGTGGCCATTGCAAAATCAGAACGTGTGCCAAGTGAAAAGACAGTTTCAAAGGTCCAGGATTTCCAAGAAGACAAGGAACTCTTCAGATACTGTGCTCTCCCTGAG GGGGGAGTTAACCTAATGTTCTATGGGATCCAGGACTATGATGAAAACTGCCCCCGAGTGCACCTTGTGATGGAGAAGGGAGACActgttttctttcatcctttgCTCATCCATGGATCTGGCTGGAACAAAACTCAAGGATACCGGAAG GCAATTTCCTGCCATTTCGCCAGTTCGGACTGCCACTACATCGATGTCAAAGGCACCAGTCAAGAAACCTTTGAGAGGGAGGTTATGGAGGTAGCAAACAGATTACATGGAATTCCAAAAGACGCCACGCTGAGG GATTTGTATATATTTCGAGGGCGGCTGGTGAAAGGCAAGAGGATCAACCTGTGA
- the PHYH gene encoding phytanoyl-CoA dioxygenase, peroxisomal isoform X1: MNQSRAGARLRTVLGHLGQHSAGAGVAYPTSGAASPNSFHPPQFQYTRDNNVLSLEQRQFYEENGFLVIKNLVSDADIKRFRSEFERICQGEVKPEQLMIMRDVAIAKSERVPSEKTVSKVQDFQEDKELFRYCALPEILKYVECFTGPNIMAVHTMLINKPPDAGKKTSRHPLHQDLHYFPFRPSNNIVCAWTAMEHIDENNGCLCVLPGTHKGHLKPHSYPKWEGGVNLMFYGIQDYDENCPRVHLVMEKGDTVFFHPLLIHGSGWNKTQGYRKAISCHFASSDCHYIDVKGTSQETFEREVMEVANRLHGIPKDATLRDLYIFRGRLVKGKRINL, from the exons ATGAACCAGTCTCGTGCTGGCGCCCGCCTGCGCACCGTGCTGGGACACCTCGGCCAGCATTCGGCCGGGGCCGGC GTAGCTTACCCCACTTCAGGGGCTGCTTCTCCTAACAGTTTCCATCCTCCACAATTCCA gtaTACTCGGGATAATAATGTTCTAAGCCTAGAACAGAGacaattttatgaagaaaatgggTTTCTTGTCATTAAAAATTTGGTATCTGATGCTGATATTAAACGCTTTAG GAGCGAGTTTGAAAGGATCTGCCAGGGGGAGGTGAAACCAGAGCAACTGATGATAATGAGAGATGTGGCCATTGCAAAATCAGAACGTGTGCCAAGTGAAAAGACAGTTTCAAAGGTCCAGGATTTCCAAGAAGACAAGGAACTCTTCAGATACTGTGCTCTCCCTGAG aTTCTGAAATATGTGGAGTGCTTCACTGGACCCAATATTATGGCCGTGCATACAATGCTGATAAACAAACCTCCAGATGCTG GCAAGAAGACATCCCGCCATCCCTTGCACCAGGATCTGCACTATTTCCCCTTCAGGCCCAGCAATAACATAGTTTGTGCTTGGACAGCCATGGAGCACATCGACGAGAACAATGGCTGCCTGTGTGTGCTCCCAGGCACACACAAAGGCCACCTGAAGCCACACAGTTATCCTAAGTGGGAG GGGGGAGTTAACCTAATGTTCTATGGGATCCAGGACTATGATGAAAACTGCCCCCGAGTGCACCTTGTGATGGAGAAGGGAGACActgttttctttcatcctttgCTCATCCATGGATCTGGCTGGAACAAAACTCAAGGATACCGGAAG GCAATTTCCTGCCATTTCGCCAGTTCGGACTGCCACTACATCGATGTCAAAGGCACCAGTCAAGAAACCTTTGAGAGGGAGGTTATGGAGGTAGCAAACAGATTACATGGAATTCCAAAAGACGCCACGCTGAGG GATTTGTATATATTTCGAGGGCGGCTGGTGAAAGGCAAGAGGATCAACCTGTGA